In the genome of Deltaproteobacteria bacterium, one region contains:
- a CDS encoding LptF/LptG family permease, whose protein sequence is NRQVENRTLFDVWFKENRRMIHLKEVTPSTRNGRGLTVYETAVDYGDLRIIVSAEVFSAEKDSGPWHLENVTVVDPLNFSTRTVSAEDLDLKTDPATFLVVDPKTDPEGLSIWQLGRVIEELERSGSGVARLRTVWHMKLAYTFSTLCLTLVGLALALSSRNVYLLFFLGMLSVFIYYVVFLTGVAAGQKGGLHPIPAAWGADILLGALALARLAWIFRPVRSKLLATA, encoded by the coding sequence AACCGGCAGGTCGAAAACCGGACCCTCTTTGACGTCTGGTTCAAGGAGAACCGGCGCATGATCCATCTCAAGGAAGTAACCCCTTCGACCAGGAACGGTCGGGGGCTGACGGTCTACGAAACCGCCGTGGACTACGGCGATTTGCGGATAATCGTCTCGGCGGAAGTGTTTTCGGCCGAAAAGGATTCCGGACCGTGGCATCTGGAAAACGTGACCGTGGTCGACCCCCTGAATTTTTCCACCCGGACCGTTTCGGCCGAGGATCTTGATCTGAAAACCGATCCGGCCACCTTTCTGGTCGTGGACCCCAAGACCGATCCCGAAGGCCTGTCCATCTGGCAATTGGGGCGGGTCATCGAGGAGCTGGAACGCTCGGGCTCAGGCGTGGCCAGGCTGCGAACCGTCTGGCACATGAAGCTGGCCTACACCTTCTCCACGCTCTGTCTGACCCTGGTCGGCCTGGCCCTGGCCCTGTCCAGCAGGAACGTCTATCTCCTCTTCTTCCTGGGAATGCTCTCGGTCTTCATCTATTACGTCGTCTTCCTGACTGGCGTGGCCGCCGGACAAAAAGGGGGCCTGCACCCCATCCCCGCCGCCTGGGGAGCCGATATCCTTCTCGGGGCTCTGGCCCTGGCCCGCCTGGCCTGGATCTTCCGGCCCGTGCGGTCCAAGCTTCTGGCGACCGCCTGA
- a CDS encoding type II toxin-antitoxin system HicA family toxin, with protein sequence MPKLPVLSGDEVVRALERLGFAVVRRRGSHIVMRRGGEGCVVPNHRELKVGTLAGLLRQAGVSSEEFIEVRT encoded by the coding sequence ATGCCTAAACTTCCTGTTCTCTCGGGGGATGAGGTGGTTCGTGCGTTGGAGCGACTGGGCTTTGCGGTTGTTCGCCGGCGTGGAAGTCATATTGTCATGCGGCGCGGGGGAGAAGGGTGTGTCGTACCCAATCATCGCGAGTTGAAAGTCGGGACACTGGCAGGCCTGCTCAGGCAAGCTGGTGTTTCAAGCGAAGAGTTCATTGAGGTCCGTACCTAA
- a CDS encoding type II toxin-antitoxin system HicB family antitoxin has protein sequence MEFSAVLTPASEGGYVAFNPETGTTTQGETVEEALANLREATELYLEEFPLSIQGRPLLTTFEVLAYA, from the coding sequence ATGGAATTTTCTGCTGTTTTGACCCCGGCATCCGAAGGCGGCTATGTTGCTTTCAATCCGGAAACAGGCACAACAACGCAAGGCGAAACCGTGGAGGAGGCGCTGGCCAATCTTCGCGAGGCCACCGAGCTTTATTTGGAAGAATTCCCTCTTTCTATCCAAGGCCGTCCATTGCTGACCACGTTTGAGGTTTTGGCGTATGCCTAA
- a CDS encoding pseudouridine synthase, which produces MTSRKIGQDRAGRKACPSSLGPTVVPLDLAGSRLDYVLTRLVPGLSLRQARRLAESGRATVDGWPQGKGEVVRAGQVVALAGKMFSEMDRCKVSLEVAAQEQNFAAVVKPAGMHSVRGRGQNSVEGCLDDHFPGLEAVLLNRLDRDTSGLVLVGFGMETVGQYHEWQDRGEIRKEYLAVVEGQLHAGWTERRALNTAKRSKVRVLEHDDPDSLRWTVIEPMRFDPEDGQTLVRAVILKGRRHQIRAHLSASGHAIVGDVLYGRGEGKRLFLHHARVTMPGFKAENRPEWG; this is translated from the coding sequence ATGACGAGTCGGAAAATCGGGCAAGACAGGGCAGGCCGCAAGGCCTGCCCTTCGTCTTTGGGGCCGACAGTGGTTCCTTTGGATCTGGCCGGGTCGCGTCTCGACTATGTCCTGACCCGCCTCGTACCCGGTCTGAGTCTGCGTCAGGCCCGAAGACTGGCGGAGTCGGGCCGGGCCACGGTGGATGGATGGCCTCAAGGAAAGGGTGAGGTCGTGCGCGCCGGGCAGGTGGTGGCCTTGGCTGGGAAAATGTTTTCGGAGATGGATCGATGCAAGGTCAGTCTGGAGGTCGCGGCCCAAGAGCAAAATTTCGCGGCCGTGGTGAAACCGGCAGGCATGCACAGCGTCAGGGGACGAGGCCAGAATAGCGTGGAGGGTTGCTTGGACGACCATTTTCCAGGTCTGGAGGCAGTACTGCTCAACCGCCTGGACCGGGACACGAGCGGTCTTGTTCTGGTGGGATTTGGGATGGAGACGGTCGGCCAATATCATGAATGGCAGGATCGGGGTGAAATCCGCAAGGAATATTTGGCCGTGGTGGAAGGTCAGCTCCACGCAGGGTGGACCGAGCGACGGGCTTTGAACACGGCCAAACGCAGCAAGGTCCGTGTTTTGGAACATGACGATCCGGATAGTTTGCGCTGGACGGTCATCGAGCCGATGCGTTTTGATCCGGAGGACGGACAGACCCTGGTCCGGGCCGTGATTCTCAAGGGCCGTCGACATCAGATCCGGGCACATCTGTCCGCGTCCGGCCACGCCATTGTCGGGGACGTCTTGTACGGGCGTGGGGAGGGGAAGCGGCTCTTTCTGCACCATGCCCGGGTGACCATGCCCGGATTCAAGGCCGAAAATCGGCCGGAGTGGGGTTGA